A window of the Rhineura floridana isolate rRhiFlo1 chromosome 13, rRhiFlo1.hap2, whole genome shotgun sequence genome harbors these coding sequences:
- the NIP7 gene encoding 60S ribosome subunit biogenesis protein NIP7 homolog, giving the protein MRPLTEEETRALFEKLARYVGENIQLLLDRPDGAYCFRLHKERVYYLSERILKLATSIPRENLVSLGTCFGKFTKTQKFRLHITALDYLAPYAKYKVWVKPGAEQSFLYGNHILKSGLGRITESTAQYQGVVVYSMADVPLGFGVAAKSTQECRKVDPIAIVVFHQADIGEYIRHEETLT; this is encoded by the exons ATGCGGCCGCTCACGGAGGAGGAGACGCGCGCGCTCTTTGAGAAGCTCGCCAGATA TGTTGGTGAGAACATCCAGCTCCTACTCGACCGGCCTGATGGTGCCTACTGCTTCCGCCTGCACAAGGAGCGTGTCTATTACCTCAG CGAGAGGATCCTGAAGCTTGCTACAAGCATCCCCCGGGAGAACCTGGTATCTCTGGGCACCTGCTTTGGAAAGTTTACCAAGACCCAGAAGTTCCGACTCCACATCACTGCCCTGGATTACCTTGCTCCCTATGCCAAG TATAAAGTGTGGGTGAAGCCTGGGGCAGAGCAGTCCTTCCTTTATGGGAACCACATCCTGAAGTCCGGCCTGGGGCGCATTACCGAGAGCACTGCCCAGTACCAGGGTGTTGTGGTATATTCCATGGCTGATGTCCCCCTG GGCTTTGGAGTGGCAGCCAAATCCACCCAGGAGTGCCGGAAAGTGGACCCCATAGCAATCGTGGTGTTTCACCAAGCAGATATTGGGGAGTACATACGGCATGAGGAGACACTGACTTAA
- the TMED6 gene encoding transmembrane emp24 domain-containing protein 6, whose protein sequence is MITLPASMLGSGCSAPPASPAASCPPCGKMLATLPTAAVVVLLVRSLGLAQARKTEPLSGSSDQPLFRGADQYNFGIVVPAASVECFWQFAHQSGFFYFSYQVQWTSGISHDKHILATANDPNGLHLGTSQDVRGQITFQTKETGFYQLCLSNRYNHFGSVQVYLNFGVFYEGFDLQNTHEVERKRLNDTLDVIEESTKKLLQGIFQIWRYYTFSRMKSTSDYFLLQSNYNYVNWWSAAQSLAIILSGILQLYFLKRLFIMQPTTATNKPRC, encoded by the exons ATGATTACCCTGCCCGCCAGCATGCTGGGCTCCGGCTGCTCGGCTCCTCCAGCCAGCCCAGCTGCCAGCTGCCCTCCCTGTGGCAAGATGCTTGCAACGCTGCCTACAGCTGCGGTTGTGGTCCTGCTGGTGAGGAGCCTGGGACTCGCCCAAGCCCGCAAGACTGAGCCTCTGAGTGGGTCTAGTGACCAGCCTCTCTTCCGCGGGGCAGACCAGTACAACTTTGGCATTGTCGTCCCTGCAGCCAGCGTAGAGTGCTTCTGGCAATTTGCACATCAGAGTGGCTTTTTCTACTTTAGCTATCAG GTGCAGTGGACTTCAGGGATTAGTCACGACAAACACATCCTGGCGACTGCAAATGATCCCAACGGCCTCCACCTTGGCACCTCCCAGGATGTGCGGGGACAGATCACCTTCCAAACCAAGGAGACAG GGTTCTATCAGCTCTGCCTGAGCAATCGGTACAACCACTTTGGCTCCGTGCAGGTCTATCTCAACTTTGGGGTCTTCTATGAGGGCTTTGATTTACAAAATACACATGAAGTGGAGAGGAAAAGACTCAATGACACACTGGATGTAATCGAG GAGAGTACCAAAAAACTGCTGCAGGGCATCTTCCAAATATGGCGCTATTACACTTTTAGTCGGATGAAGAGCACGTCGGACTACTTCCTTCTCCAGTCCAATTACAACTATGTGAATTGGTGGTCAGCGGCCCAAAGCCTGGCCATCATCCTCTCTGGCATCCTGCAGCTCTACTTCCTCAAGCGCCTCTTCATCATGCAGCCCACCACAGCCACCAACAAGCCACGGTGCTAA
- the COG8 gene encoding conserved oligomeric Golgi complex subunit 8 isoform X2 produces MTRPGTTEFLSRAPPGCATEGLAAAASWLARPPGCHSDHFLVHVEEGPMAAPETSAALEEASLLAWLFRGASTPPPPPLAAGDAELPAYLAALSGLGLEALRREPGRLAEERAQLGAQTRALAFAHYKTFIRSAECTAETRRGFGGIEQGLDRLLGRLPPFAEACRNFMREAEQIAQNRRMNNLTLNRHTEILEVLEIPQLMDTCVRNSYYEEALELVSYVRRLEKKHASIPVIQGIVAEVRQSSQLMLTQLIQQLRTNIQLPACLRIIGYLRCMDIFTEAELRITFLQARDLWLRSVLTAIPEEDPYVHITKTIEACRVHLFDIVTQYRAIFADEEALVPPPGQDALNEGAIFHGWVLQKVSQFLLALEHDLQRGVGSRLDSLLGQCMYFGLSFSRVGADFRGQLVPVFQRVALLTFRKAIQEAVNKFQEEMNSYTLISVPAALGSAVSAAVASAQPGTLQPPMVLLDFPPLACFLNNILVAFNDLRLCCPVALAPDVAATLEEALGQVTKTILVFHRAEAVAFSSREQELFIHFCTTFQEDLVPYLNRCLQLLFPPAQIAQTLGVPPTQLHKYGRLGRVDEQAIQELLASVLPEKETAEEKGLAPNSPAPPSLDLELPASTQEADPTGEQMRWAASGWAARIIQHEMDHLQGVLYVDKMDSRTFANLHWAELNE; encoded by the exons ATGACACGTCCTGGAACCACAGAGTTCTTATCCAGAGCGCCACCCGGATGTGCCACGGAGGGACTCGCCGCCGCCGCTTCCTGGCTAGCGCGGCCTCCCGGTTGCCATAGCGATCACTTCCTGGTCCACGTCGAGGAAGGCCCGATGGCGGCCCCGGAGACTTCGGCGGCCCTGGAGGAGGCGAGCCTGCTGGCCTGGCTTTTCCGGGGAGCGTCCACCCCGCCACCTCCGCCCCTGGCGGCGGGGGACGCGGAGCTGCCGGCCTACCTGGCGGCGCTGTCGGGGCTGGGCCTGGAGGCGCTGCGGAGGGAGCCCGGCCGGCTGGCGGAAGAGCGGGCGCAGCTCGGGGCACAGACGCGGGCCTTGGCCTTCGCCCACTACAAGACCTTCATCCGCTCCGCCGAGTGCACCGCCGAGACCCGCCGCGGCTTCGGAGGCATCGAGCAGGGGCTCGACCGCCTCTTGGGCCGCCTCCCGCCCTTCGCCGAGGCCTGCCG GAACTTCATGCGCGAGGCTGAGCAGATCGCCCAGAACCGCCGCATGAACAACCTGACCCTGAACCGCCACACGGAGATCCTGGAAGTGCTGGAGATTCCCCAGCTGATGGACACCTGCGTCCGCAACAGCTACTACGAGGAGGCCCTGGAGCTGGTGTCCTACGTCCGCCGCCTGGAGAAGAAGCACGCCTCTATCCCAGTCATCCAG ggCATAGTGGCAGAGGTGCGCCAGTCCAGCCAACTCATGCTTACCCAACTGATCCAGCAGCTTCGCACCAACATCCAGCTGCCGGCCTGTTTGCGCATCATTGGCTACCTGCGCTGCATGGACATCTTCACTGAGGCCGAGCTGCGCATTACCTTCCTGCAGGCACGGGACCTCTGGCTGCGCTCTGTCCTTACCGCCATTCCTGAAGAGGACCCCTATGTGCATATCACCAAGACCATTGAGGCCTGCCGCGTCCACCTCTTTGACATTGTCACACAGTATCGTGCCATTTTCGCAGACGAGGAGGCGCTGGTGCCTCCCCCTGGACAGGATGCCCTCAATGAAGGCGCCATCTTCCATGGGTGGGTTCTGCAGAAGGTCTCGCAGTTCCTGCTGGCCCTTGAGCATGACTTGCAGCGTGGTGTGGGCAGCCGCTTGGACTCTCTGCTGGGCCAGTGCATGTACTTTGGCCTATCCTTCAGCCGCGTCGGAGCGGACTTCCGGGGCCAGCTCGTCCCTGTCTTCCAGCGGGTGGCGCTGCTCACCTTCAGGAAAGCCATACAGGAAGCTGTGAACAAATTCCAGGAGGAGATGAACTCCTACACACTGATCTCTGTGCCTGCCGCCCTGGGCAGCGCCGTCTCTGCGGCAGTGGCTTCTGCCCAGCCAGGCACCCTGCAGCCCCCCATGGTGCTCCTGGACTTCCCGCCTCTCGCCTGCTTCCTCAATAACATCCTGGTAGCTTTCAATGACCTGCGCCTCTGCTGTCCTGTGGCTCTTGCCCCAGATGTGGCGGCTACCCTGGAGGAGGCACTGGGCCAG GTGACAAAGACAATTCTAGTCTTCCACCGGGCTGAGGCAGTGGCTTTCAGCAGCCGAGAGCAAGAGCTTTTCATTCACTTCTGCACAACCTTTCAAGAAGACTTGGTGCCCTACCTCAACCGCTGCCTCCAGCTCCTCTTCCCCCCAGCCCAAATTGCACAGACTCTGG GTGTTCCCCCAACTCAGCTGCACAAATACGGCCGCCTTGGCAGAGTGGATGAGCAGGCAATCCAGGAGCTCTTGGCCTCAGTCCTGCCTGAGAAAGAGACTGCTGAGGAGAAAGGGCTAGCCCCAAACAGCCCAGCGCCTCCTTCACTGGACTTGGAGCTGCCTGCCTCCACGCAGGAAGCAGACCCCA CCGGAGAGCAGATGAGGTGGGCAGCAAGCGGCTGGGCAGCTCGCATCATCCAGCATGAGATGGACCATCTGCAGGGAGTGTTGTATGTTGACAAGATGGATAGCAGGACTTTTGCAAATCTGCACTGGGCTGAGCTTAATGAGTAA
- the COG8 gene encoding conserved oligomeric Golgi complex subunit 8 isoform X1, with product MTRPGTTEFLSRAPPGCATEGLAAAASWLARPPGCHSDHFLVHVEEGPMAAPETSAALEEASLLAWLFRGASTPPPPPLAAGDAELPAYLAALSGLGLEALRREPGRLAEERAQLGAQTRALAFAHYKTFIRSAECTAETRRGFGGIEQGLDRLLGRLPPFAEACRNFMREAEQIAQNRRMNNLTLNRHTEILEVLEIPQLMDTCVRNSYYEEALELVSYVRRLEKKHASIPVIQGIVAEVRQSSQLMLTQLIQQLRTNIQLPACLRIIGYLRCMDIFTEAELRITFLQARDLWLRSVLTAIPEEDPYVHITKTIEACRVHLFDIVTQYRAIFADEEALVPPPGQDALNEGAIFHGWVLQKVSQFLLALEHDLQRGVGSRLDSLLGQCMYFGLSFSRVGADFRGQLVPVFQRVALLTFRKAIQEAVNKFQEEMNSYTLISVPAALGSAVSAAVASAQPGTLQPPMVLLDFPPLACFLNNILVAFNDLRLCCPVALAPDVAATLEEALGQVTKTILVFHRAEAVAFSSREQELFIHFCTTFQEDLVPYLNRCLQLLFPPAQIAQTLGVPPTQLHKYGRLGRVDEQAIQELLASVLPEKETAEEKGLAPNSPAPPSLDLELPASTQEADPSTPVPVPEAEESSMASGDAQQPSAPPAAE from the exons ATGACACGTCCTGGAACCACAGAGTTCTTATCCAGAGCGCCACCCGGATGTGCCACGGAGGGACTCGCCGCCGCCGCTTCCTGGCTAGCGCGGCCTCCCGGTTGCCATAGCGATCACTTCCTGGTCCACGTCGAGGAAGGCCCGATGGCGGCCCCGGAGACTTCGGCGGCCCTGGAGGAGGCGAGCCTGCTGGCCTGGCTTTTCCGGGGAGCGTCCACCCCGCCACCTCCGCCCCTGGCGGCGGGGGACGCGGAGCTGCCGGCCTACCTGGCGGCGCTGTCGGGGCTGGGCCTGGAGGCGCTGCGGAGGGAGCCCGGCCGGCTGGCGGAAGAGCGGGCGCAGCTCGGGGCACAGACGCGGGCCTTGGCCTTCGCCCACTACAAGACCTTCATCCGCTCCGCCGAGTGCACCGCCGAGACCCGCCGCGGCTTCGGAGGCATCGAGCAGGGGCTCGACCGCCTCTTGGGCCGCCTCCCGCCCTTCGCCGAGGCCTGCCG GAACTTCATGCGCGAGGCTGAGCAGATCGCCCAGAACCGCCGCATGAACAACCTGACCCTGAACCGCCACACGGAGATCCTGGAAGTGCTGGAGATTCCCCAGCTGATGGACACCTGCGTCCGCAACAGCTACTACGAGGAGGCCCTGGAGCTGGTGTCCTACGTCCGCCGCCTGGAGAAGAAGCACGCCTCTATCCCAGTCATCCAG ggCATAGTGGCAGAGGTGCGCCAGTCCAGCCAACTCATGCTTACCCAACTGATCCAGCAGCTTCGCACCAACATCCAGCTGCCGGCCTGTTTGCGCATCATTGGCTACCTGCGCTGCATGGACATCTTCACTGAGGCCGAGCTGCGCATTACCTTCCTGCAGGCACGGGACCTCTGGCTGCGCTCTGTCCTTACCGCCATTCCTGAAGAGGACCCCTATGTGCATATCACCAAGACCATTGAGGCCTGCCGCGTCCACCTCTTTGACATTGTCACACAGTATCGTGCCATTTTCGCAGACGAGGAGGCGCTGGTGCCTCCCCCTGGACAGGATGCCCTCAATGAAGGCGCCATCTTCCATGGGTGGGTTCTGCAGAAGGTCTCGCAGTTCCTGCTGGCCCTTGAGCATGACTTGCAGCGTGGTGTGGGCAGCCGCTTGGACTCTCTGCTGGGCCAGTGCATGTACTTTGGCCTATCCTTCAGCCGCGTCGGAGCGGACTTCCGGGGCCAGCTCGTCCCTGTCTTCCAGCGGGTGGCGCTGCTCACCTTCAGGAAAGCCATACAGGAAGCTGTGAACAAATTCCAGGAGGAGATGAACTCCTACACACTGATCTCTGTGCCTGCCGCCCTGGGCAGCGCCGTCTCTGCGGCAGTGGCTTCTGCCCAGCCAGGCACCCTGCAGCCCCCCATGGTGCTCCTGGACTTCCCGCCTCTCGCCTGCTTCCTCAATAACATCCTGGTAGCTTTCAATGACCTGCGCCTCTGCTGTCCTGTGGCTCTTGCCCCAGATGTGGCGGCTACCCTGGAGGAGGCACTGGGCCAG GTGACAAAGACAATTCTAGTCTTCCACCGGGCTGAGGCAGTGGCTTTCAGCAGCCGAGAGCAAGAGCTTTTCATTCACTTCTGCACAACCTTTCAAGAAGACTTGGTGCCCTACCTCAACCGCTGCCTCCAGCTCCTCTTCCCCCCAGCCCAAATTGCACAGACTCTGG GTGTTCCCCCAACTCAGCTGCACAAATACGGCCGCCTTGGCAGAGTGGATGAGCAGGCAATCCAGGAGCTCTTGGCCTCAGTCCTGCCTGAGAAAGAGACTGCTGAGGAGAAAGGGCTAGCCCCAAACAGCCCAGCGCCTCCTTCACTGGACTTGGAGCTGCCTGCCTCCACGCAGGAAGCAGACCCCAGCACCCCAGTCCCCGTGCCAGAAGCAGAAGAGAGCAGCATGGCATCTGGGGATGCACAGCAGCCAAGCGCTCCTCCAGCTGCAGAATAG